The following are encoded in a window of Pseudomonas multiresinivorans genomic DNA:
- a CDS encoding trans-3-hydroxy-L-proline dehydratase, whose amino-acid sequence MRSSKIIHVVSCHAEGEVGDVIVGGVAPPPGDTVWAQSRFIASDNTLRNFVLNEPRGGVFRHVNLLVPPKDPRAQMAWIIMEPADVPPMSGSNSLCVSTVLLDSGILPMQEPQTRLTLEAPGGLIEVVADCKDGKVQRVEVRNLPSFADKLDAWIEVEGLGSLQVDTAYGGDSFVLADAHALGFTLHASEAADLVATGLKITQAANQQLGFKHPENHDWAHISFCQLTAPVERKEGVLHGRNAVVIRPGKIDRSPCGTGCSARMAVLHAKGQLKDGERFVGHSIIDSQFHCRIDGLTSVGDKPAIHPCISGRAWITGTHQHLLDPSDPWPEGYRLSDTWPNGY is encoded by the coding sequence ATGCGTTCGAGCAAGATCATCCACGTGGTCAGCTGCCACGCCGAAGGCGAGGTCGGCGACGTCATCGTCGGCGGCGTCGCCCCGCCGCCGGGCGACACCGTGTGGGCGCAGTCGCGCTTCATCGCCAGCGACAACACCCTGCGCAACTTCGTCCTCAATGAGCCGCGCGGTGGCGTGTTCCGCCACGTGAACCTGCTGGTGCCGCCGAAGGACCCGCGGGCGCAGATGGCCTGGATCATCATGGAGCCGGCGGACGTGCCGCCCATGTCCGGCTCCAACTCGCTGTGCGTCAGCACCGTGCTGCTCGACAGCGGCATCCTGCCGATGCAGGAGCCGCAGACGCGCCTGACCCTGGAAGCGCCGGGCGGCCTGATCGAGGTCGTGGCCGACTGCAAGGACGGCAAGGTGCAGCGCGTGGAAGTACGCAACCTGCCCTCCTTCGCCGACAAGCTCGATGCCTGGATCGAAGTGGAGGGCCTCGGTTCGCTGCAGGTGGACACCGCCTACGGCGGCGACAGCTTCGTCCTCGCCGACGCCCATGCCCTGGGCTTCACCCTGCACGCCTCGGAGGCCGCCGACCTGGTCGCCACCGGCCTGAAGATTACCCAGGCGGCGAATCAGCAACTGGGCTTCAAGCACCCGGAAAACCACGACTGGGCGCACATCTCCTTCTGCCAGCTGACCGCGCCTGTCGAAAGAAAAGAGGGCGTTTTGCACGGCCGCAACGCCGTGGTCATCCGCCCCGGCAAGATCGACCGCTCACCCTGCGGCACCGGCTGCTCGGCGCGCATGGCGGTACTGCATGCCAAGGGCCAGCTGAAGGACGGCGAGCGCTTCGTCGGCCACTCGATCATCGATTCCCAGTTCCATTGCCGCATCGACGGGCTCACCAGCGTCGGCGACAAGCCAGCCATCCATCCGTGCATTTCTGGCCGAGCCTGGATCACCGGCACCCACCAGCACCTGCTCGACCCGAGCGATCCCTGGCCTGAGGGTTATCGGCTCTCGGACACCTGGCCCAACGGTTACTGA
- a CDS encoding dihydrodipicolinate synthase family protein has protein sequence MSKKVNWSGVFPAVTTQFNDDYSVNLEATHKVISNLVRDGVSGLVVCGSVGENTSLSIEEKMAVTEVAKDASGGRVPVICGIAEFTSHGASQVAKAVQKVGVDGIMVMPALVYSSKPHETAAHFRSVATSTDLPVMVYNNPPIYKNDVTPDILISLADCENIVCFKDSSGDTRRFIDVRNEVGNRFILFAGLDDVVLESIAVGAEGWISGMSNVFPQEGETIFRLCKAGRYEEAMPIYEWLMPILHLDARPDLVQCIKLCEEIAGRGTALTRPPRLALQGADREHVETIMAKALANRPKLPDVGL, from the coding sequence ATGAGCAAGAAGGTCAATTGGAGTGGCGTGTTCCCCGCGGTGACCACTCAGTTCAACGACGATTACTCGGTCAACCTGGAAGCCACCCACAAGGTGATCTCCAACCTCGTGCGCGACGGCGTCTCGGGCCTGGTGGTGTGCGGCAGCGTCGGCGAGAACACCTCGCTGTCCATCGAGGAGAAGATGGCCGTCACCGAAGTCGCCAAGGACGCCTCCGGCGGCCGCGTGCCGGTGATCTGCGGCATCGCCGAGTTCACCAGCCACGGCGCCTCGCAGGTGGCCAAGGCGGTGCAGAAGGTCGGCGTCGACGGCATCATGGTGATGCCCGCCCTGGTCTACTCCTCCAAGCCGCATGAAACCGCCGCGCACTTCCGCAGCGTGGCCACCAGCACCGACCTGCCGGTGATGGTTTACAACAACCCGCCGATCTACAAGAACGACGTCACCCCGGACATCCTCATCTCCCTGGCCGACTGCGAGAACATCGTCTGCTTCAAGGACAGCTCCGGTGACACCCGCCGCTTCATCGACGTGCGCAATGAAGTGGGCAACCGCTTCATCCTCTTCGCCGGCCTCGACGACGTGGTGCTGGAAAGCATCGCCGTGGGCGCCGAGGGCTGGATTTCCGGGATGTCCAACGTCTTCCCGCAGGAAGGCGAAACCATCTTCCGCCTGTGCAAGGCCGGCCGTTACGAAGAAGCCATGCCGATCTACGAATGGCTGATGCCGATCCTCCACCTCGACGCCCGCCCGGACCTGGTGCAATGCATCAAGCTCTGCGAAGAGATCGCCGGCCGCGGCACCGCCCTCACCCGCCCGCCGCGCCTGGCGCTGCAAGGCGCGGATCGCGAGCACGTGGAGACGATCATGGCCAAGGCGCTGGCGAATCGGCCGAAGCTGCCGGACGTGGGGCTCTGA
- a CDS encoding aldehyde dehydrogenase (NADP(+)), producing MTAQNFIAGQRIGTGTTRLQSLDASTGEALPREFLQATEAEVDAAARAAEAAFPAYSALSPERRAQFLDAIAGELEALGDDFIAIVCRETALPAARIQGERGRTANQMRLFAKVLRRGDFLGARIDRALPERQPLPRPDLRQYRTGVGPVAVFGASNFPLAFSTAGGDTAAALAAGCPVVVKAHSGHMATAELVGEAIVRAAESTGMPAGVFNMIYGAGVGEPLVKHPAIQAVGFTGSLKGGRALCDLSAARPQPIPVFAEMSSINPVLVLPAALEARGEKIARELVDSVVMGCGQFCTNPGLVIGIASPAFSLFTANLIAEIGQRPAQTMLNAGTLKSYEKGIAKLLTHPGLRHLAGHPQEGSQAFPQLFQAKASLLLEGEELLQEEVFGPTTIVVEVADEAELRRALDGLHGQLTATLIAEPDDLSRFAALVPVLERKAGRLLINGYPTGVEVCDAMVHGGPYPATSDARGTSVGSLAIDRFLRPVCYQNYPDALLPDALKDANPLGIARLVDGETTRDSVSR from the coding sequence ATGACCGCCCAGAACTTCATCGCCGGCCAACGCATCGGCACCGGCACCACCCGCCTGCAGAGCCTCGACGCCAGCACCGGCGAAGCCCTGCCTCGCGAATTCCTCCAGGCCACCGAAGCCGAAGTCGACGCCGCCGCCCGCGCCGCCGAAGCTGCCTTCCCGGCCTACAGCGCGCTGTCGCCGGAGCGCCGCGCGCAGTTCCTCGACGCCATCGCCGGCGAACTGGAAGCCCTCGGCGACGATTTCATCGCCATCGTTTGTCGCGAAACAGCCCTGCCCGCCGCACGCATCCAGGGCGAACGTGGCCGCACCGCCAACCAGATGCGCCTGTTCGCCAAGGTGCTGCGCCGTGGCGACTTCCTCGGCGCGCGCATCGACCGCGCACTGCCCGAACGCCAGCCGCTGCCCCGCCCGGACCTGCGCCAGTACCGCACCGGCGTCGGCCCGGTGGCGGTGTTCGGCGCCAGCAACTTCCCGCTGGCCTTCTCCACCGCCGGTGGTGACACCGCCGCCGCATTGGCCGCCGGTTGCCCGGTGGTGGTAAAGGCCCACAGCGGCCACATGGCGACTGCCGAACTCGTCGGTGAAGCCATCGTCCGCGCAGCCGAATCCACCGGCATGCCGGCCGGCGTGTTCAACATGATCTACGGCGCCGGCGTCGGCGAGCCGCTGGTCAAACACCCGGCGATCCAGGCGGTCGGCTTCACCGGCTCGCTCAAGGGCGGTCGCGCACTGTGCGACCTGTCTGCCGCGCGCCCGCAGCCAATCCCGGTGTTCGCCGAGATGAGCAGCATCAACCCGGTGCTGGTGCTGCCCGCCGCCCTGGAAGCGCGGGGCGAGAAAATCGCCCGCGAGCTGGTGGATTCCGTGGTCATGGGTTGCGGCCAGTTCTGCACCAATCCCGGCCTGGTGATCGGTATCGCTTCGCCGGCCTTCAGCCTGTTCACCGCCAACCTGATCGCCGAAATCGGCCAGCGCCCGGCACAGACCATGCTCAACGCCGGCACCCTGAAAAGCTACGAGAAGGGCATCGCCAAGCTGCTCACCCACCCCGGCCTGCGCCACCTCGCCGGGCATCCGCAGGAAGGTTCGCAAGCATTCCCACAACTGTTCCAGGCCAAGGCCAGCCTGCTGCTGGAAGGCGAGGAACTGCTGCAGGAAGAAGTCTTCGGCCCGACTACCATCGTCGTCGAAGTGGCTGACGAGGCCGAACTACGCCGCGCGCTGGACGGCCTGCACGGCCAGCTCACCGCCACGCTGATCGCCGAGCCGGACGACCTCTCGCGCTTCGCCGCCCTGGTGCCGGTGCTGGAGCGCAAGGCCGGGCGCCTGCTGATCAACGGCTACCCGACCGGCGTGGAAGTCTGCGACGCCATGGTCCATGGCGGTCCCTACCCGGCGACCTCCGATGCGCGCGGCACCTCGGTGGGCAGCCTGGCCATCGACCGCTTCCTGCGCCCGGTTTGCTACCAGAACTACCCGGATGCGCTGCTGCCGGATGCACTGAAGGACGCCAACCCGCTGGGCATCGCACGGCTGGTGGATGGTGAGACGACGCGGGACTCTGTCTCCCGCTGA
- a CDS encoding Ldh family oxidoreductase, with the protein MTRLSLEELRELSEAILRRHGFSEPHVQGVTETVLAGERDGCTSHGVWRLLGCIHTARAGKVSLDAVPELSEPAPALVRVDAKGGFSQCAFDLGLPKLVEKARSQGIAAMAVNHCVHFSALWVEIEQIVAHGLVALAVTPAQAYVAPAGGTRPLFGTNPIAFGWPRAGQNPYVFDFATTVVARGEIQLHEREGKSIPLGWGIDVQGNPSTDASAVLDGAMLTFGGHKGSALATMVELIAGPLIGDLTSAESTVFDEGTKSSPYHGELLIAIDPARFLGAEAPQHLARAETLFESIVDMGARLPSQRRFTARERSLKEGVEISDSLYADLRALLE; encoded by the coding sequence GTGACCCGACTGAGCCTGGAAGAACTGCGCGAATTGTCCGAGGCGATCCTGCGTCGCCACGGTTTCAGCGAGCCCCACGTGCAGGGTGTGACCGAGACCGTGCTGGCCGGCGAGCGCGATGGTTGCACCTCCCACGGCGTGTGGCGGCTGCTGGGCTGTATCCACACGGCGCGCGCCGGCAAGGTGTCGCTGGACGCCGTGCCGGAGTTGTCGGAACCGGCTCCGGCGCTGGTGCGGGTGGACGCCAAGGGCGGCTTCTCGCAATGCGCCTTCGATCTCGGCCTGCCGAAGCTGGTCGAAAAGGCGCGCAGCCAGGGTATTGCCGCAATGGCGGTCAACCATTGCGTGCACTTTTCGGCGCTGTGGGTGGAGATCGAGCAGATAGTCGCCCACGGCCTGGTAGCCCTGGCCGTTACGCCGGCCCAGGCTTACGTGGCGCCGGCCGGTGGGACGCGGCCATTGTTCGGCACCAATCCCATCGCCTTCGGCTGGCCGCGCGCCGGGCAGAACCCCTATGTCTTCGACTTCGCCACGACGGTCGTGGCGCGCGGTGAAATCCAGCTGCACGAGCGCGAGGGCAAGTCGATTCCGCTGGGGTGGGGGATCGATGTGCAGGGCAACCCCAGTACTGACGCAAGCGCCGTGCTAGACGGCGCTATGCTCACCTTTGGCGGGCACAAGGGCTCGGCGCTGGCGACCATGGTCGAACTGATCGCCGGCCCGCTGATCGGCGACCTGACCAGTGCCGAGTCCACGGTGTTCGACGAGGGTACGAAGTCCTCGCCGTACCACGGCGAATTGCTGATCGCCATCGACCCGGCGCGCTTCCTCGGTGCCGAAGCGCCGCAGCACCTGGCGCGGGCTGAAACCCTGTTCGAGTCCATCGTCGACATGGGCGCGCGCCTGCCGTCCCAGCGGCGTTTCACGGCACGCGAGCGCAGCCTGAAAGAGGGCGTGGAGATCAGTGATTCGCTGTATGCCGATTTGCGCGCGCTGCTGGAATAA
- the dxs gene encoding 1-deoxy-D-xylulose-5-phosphate synthase, which produces MPTTFHEIPRERPATPLLDRASTPVELRRLGEAELLTLADELRQYLLYSVGQTGGHFGAGLGVIELTVALHYVFDTPDDRLVWDVGHQAYPHKILTGRRERMGSLRQKDGLAAFPRRSESEYDTFGVGHSSTSISAALGMAIAARMQGSNRKSVAVIGDGALTAGMAFEALNHASEVKADMLVILNDNDMSISNNVGGLSNYLAKILSSRTYSSMREGSKKVLSRLPGAWEIARRTEEYAKGMLVPGTLFEELGWNYIGPIDGHDLPTLIATLRNMRDLKGPQFLHVVTKKGKGFGPAEIDPIGYHAITKLEPEGAPAHAVPKKAGGPKYSSVFGQWLCDMAAQDPRLVGITPAMKEGSDLVAFADKFPDRYFDVAIAEQHAVTLAAGMACDGAKPVVAIYSTFLQRGYDQLIHDVAVQNLDVLFAIDRAGLVGEDGPTHAGSFDLSYLRCIPGMLVMTPSDENELRKLLTTGHHFEGPAAVRYPRGTGPNAAIEAELAPVEIGKGVVRREGKAGKVAFLVFGVQLAEALKVAEQFDATVADMRFVKPLDEELVRQLAASHDLLVTIEENSVMGGAGAAVSEFLARENIQQPILHLGLPDYYVEHAKPAQMLAECGLDAAGIEAAVKARLEALGNR; this is translated from the coding sequence ATGCCCACGACGTTCCACGAGATTCCCCGCGAGCGCCCCGCCACGCCTCTGCTCGACCGCGCCAGCACGCCGGTCGAGCTGCGCCGGCTGGGGGAAGCGGAGCTGCTGACCCTCGCTGACGAACTGCGCCAGTACCTGCTGTACAGCGTCGGCCAGACCGGCGGCCATTTCGGCGCAGGCCTGGGCGTCATCGAGCTGACGGTCGCCCTGCACTACGTCTTCGACACCCCGGACGACCGCCTGGTGTGGGACGTCGGCCACCAGGCCTACCCGCACAAGATCCTCACCGGTCGTCGCGAGCGCATGGGCAGCCTTCGCCAGAAGGACGGCCTGGCCGCCTTCCCGCGCCGCTCGGAGAGCGAGTACGACACCTTCGGCGTCGGCCACTCCAGCACCTCCATCAGCGCCGCCCTGGGCATGGCCATTGCCGCGCGCATGCAGGGCTCCAACCGCAAGTCGGTGGCAGTGATCGGTGACGGCGCGCTGACCGCCGGCATGGCCTTCGAGGCGCTCAACCACGCGTCGGAAGTGAAGGCCGACATGCTGGTGATCCTCAACGACAACGACATGTCGATCTCCAACAATGTCGGCGGCCTGTCCAACTACCTGGCCAAGATTCTCTCCAGCCGCACCTACAGCAGCATGCGCGAAGGCAGCAAGAAGGTGCTCTCGCGCCTGCCCGGCGCCTGGGAGATCGCCCGCCGCACCGAGGAATACGCCAAGGGCATGCTGGTCCCCGGCACGCTTTTCGAAGAGCTGGGCTGGAACTACATCGGCCCTATCGACGGCCACGACCTGCCGACCCTGATCGCCACCCTGCGCAACATGCGTGACCTCAAGGGCCCGCAGTTCCTCCACGTGGTGACCAAGAAGGGCAAGGGCTTCGGCCCGGCCGAGATCGACCCGATCGGCTACCACGCCATCACCAAGCTCGAACCCGAGGGCGCCCCCGCCCACGCCGTGCCGAAGAAGGCCGGCGGGCCGAAGTACTCCAGCGTGTTCGGCCAGTGGCTGTGCGACATGGCTGCCCAGGACCCGCGCCTGGTCGGCATCACCCCGGCGATGAAGGAAGGCTCCGACCTGGTGGCCTTCGCCGACAAGTTCCCGGATCGTTACTTCGACGTCGCCATCGCCGAACAGCACGCCGTGACCCTGGCGGCCGGCATGGCCTGCGATGGCGCCAAGCCGGTGGTGGCGATCTACTCCACCTTCCTGCAGCGCGGCTACGACCAGTTGATCCACGACGTCGCGGTGCAGAACCTCGACGTGCTGTTCGCCATCGACCGCGCCGGCCTGGTGGGCGAAGACGGCCCGACCCACGCCGGCAGCTTCGACCTCTCCTACCTGCGCTGCATCCCCGGCATGCTGGTGATGACCCCCAGCGACGAGAACGAGCTGCGCAAGCTGCTCACCACCGGCCACCACTTCGAAGGCCCGGCGGCAGTGCGCTACCCGCGCGGCACCGGCCCGAACGCCGCCATCGAAGCCGAACTGGCTCCGGTGGAAATCGGCAAGGGCGTGGTTCGCCGCGAAGGCAAGGCCGGCAAGGTCGCCTTCCTGGTGTTCGGCGTGCAACTGGCCGAGGCACTGAAAGTGGCCGAACAGTTCGACGCCACGGTCGCCGACATGCGCTTCGTCAAGCCGCTGGACGAGGAACTGGTGCGCCAACTGGCCGCCAGCCACGACCTGCTGGTGACCATCGAGGAGAACTCGGTGATGGGTGGCGCCGGCGCCGCCGTCAGCGAATTCCTCGCCCGCGAGAATATCCAGCAGCCGATCCTGCACCTGGGCCTGCCGGACTACTACGTCGAGCATGCCAAGCCTGCGCAGATGCTCGCCGAGTGCGGTCTGGACGCCGCCGGTATCGAAGCCGCGGTGAAGGCGCGCCTGGAAGCCCTCGGCAATCGCTGA
- a CDS encoding TonB-dependent receptor domain-containing protein, with protein MKLTRLALATSLLPGLAFAADDIYRLSDQVITSARQAQPRAEATSANSVFTRADIERLQVRSVPALLARVPGVQMGSSGGVVSYSVRGTSTAQTLVLVDGQRIASASSGIARLDYLSIDSIERVEVTRGPRSALYGADAIGGVIQIFTRRGEAGLHPEVRLAAGNHGTFERSLSLSGGNEQTRYNLGSSLDESQGWDRTSDNVGADNDHDAQRNKAVHLNLDHRFSEDWKAGLNLNDQRGKNEYDDAYNFEPGSPRDEFRVSSYSAYLDGQITNMWNSRLELGRSFDRNKAVGAADSWNNGTLETTRHSASWINRLQLDEANQLALGADWYEDKVDGSTDFAEDQRSNRAFFAQHSLKGDNFGTELGIRHDNNQAYGSQNSWNAAFSLPVGDSQTWIASYGEGFRAPTFSDLYYPGASNPDLKAETSKTYELQWRGDFSGTHLEASLYRTEIDDLIAWDSNSNQPENINKARINGFEASVAREVLGWQAALGLSLIDPRDRDTGHTLPYRARRTLSLDLDRQFGAFGVGGTWRAVSQRYDDAANTRELSGYGVLDLRTSWLASDEVRFDLKLDNALDRDYTLGDYLRPTSPMDFMGEARPYREPGRTALLAVTWTPEL; from the coding sequence ATGAAACTGACCCGACTCGCCCTGGCCACCAGCCTGCTGCCCGGCCTGGCGTTCGCCGCCGACGACATCTACCGGCTCTCCGACCAGGTGATCACCTCCGCGCGCCAGGCCCAGCCGCGCGCCGAAGCCACCTCGGCCAACAGCGTGTTCACCCGCGCCGACATCGAACGCCTGCAGGTACGCAGCGTCCCCGCCCTGCTGGCTCGCGTGCCCGGCGTGCAGATGGGCAGCTCCGGCGGCGTAGTCTCGTACTCCGTGCGCGGCACCAGCACCGCGCAGACCCTGGTGCTGGTGGACGGCCAGCGCATCGCCTCGGCCAGCAGCGGCATTGCCCGCCTGGACTACCTGAGCATCGACAGCATCGAGCGCGTCGAAGTGACCCGCGGCCCGCGCTCCGCGCTGTACGGCGCCGACGCCATCGGTGGCGTCATCCAGATCTTCACCCGCCGCGGCGAAGCCGGCCTGCACCCGGAAGTGCGCCTGGCCGCCGGCAACCACGGCACCTTCGAGCGCAGCCTGAGCCTGTCCGGCGGCAACGAGCAGACCCGCTACAACCTCGGCAGCAGCCTGGACGAGAGCCAGGGCTGGGACCGCACCAGCGACAACGTCGGCGCCGACAACGACCACGACGCCCAGCGCAACAAGGCCGTGCACCTGAACCTGGACCATCGTTTCAGCGAGGATTGGAAGGCCGGCCTGAACCTCAACGACCAGCGCGGCAAGAACGAATACGACGACGCCTACAACTTCGAGCCGGGCTCGCCCCGCGACGAGTTCCGCGTCAGCAGCTACAGCGCCTATCTCGACGGCCAGATCACCAACATGTGGAACAGTCGCCTGGAGCTGGGCCGCAGCTTCGACCGCAACAAGGCCGTGGGCGCCGCCGATAGCTGGAACAATGGCACGCTGGAAACCACCCGCCACTCGGCGAGCTGGATCAACCGACTGCAACTGGACGAGGCCAATCAACTGGCCCTGGGCGCCGACTGGTACGAAGACAAGGTCGACGGCAGCACCGACTTCGCCGAGGACCAGCGCAGCAACCGTGCCTTCTTCGCCCAGCACAGTTTAAAGGGCGACAACTTCGGCACCGAGCTGGGCATCCGCCACGACAACAACCAGGCCTACGGCAGCCAGAACAGCTGGAACGCCGCCTTCAGCCTGCCGGTCGGCGACAGCCAGACCTGGATCGCCAGCTACGGCGAAGGCTTCCGCGCACCGACCTTCAGCGACCTCTACTACCCCGGCGCGAGCAACCCGGACCTGAAGGCCGAGACCTCGAAGACCTATGAGCTGCAATGGCGCGGTGACTTCTCCGGCACGCACCTGGAAGCCTCGCTGTACCGCACCGAGATCGACGACCTGATCGCCTGGGACAGCAACAGCAACCAGCCGGAGAACATCAACAAGGCGCGCATCAATGGCTTCGAGGCCAGCGTTGCCCGCGAAGTACTGGGCTGGCAGGCCGCGCTCGGCCTGAGCCTGATCGACCCGCGCGACCGCGACACCGGCCACACCCTGCCCTACCGTGCGCGGCGCACCCTGAGCCTGGACCTGGACCGCCAGTTCGGCGCCTTCGGCGTCGGCGGCACCTGGCGCGCGGTCAGCCAGCGCTACGACGACGCGGCCAACACCCGCGAACTCTCCGGCTACGGCGTGCTCGACCTGCGCACCAGTTGGCTGGCCAGCGACGAAGTCCGCTTCGACCTGAAGCTGGATAACGCCCTGGACCGCGACTACACCCTCGGCGACTACCTGCGGCCGACCAGCCCGATGGACTTCATGGGCGAAGCCCGCCCTTACCGCGAACCGGGCCGCACCGCCCTGCTGGCGGTGACCTGGACGCCGGAGCTGTAA
- a CDS encoding HAD family hydrolase — MRLGDIRHWVFDMDGTLTLAVHDFPAIKRALGIPQEHDILTHLAALPEDEAAAKHAWLLEHERELAIASKAAPGAVELVRALHAAGYRLGILTRNAHELALITLAAIGIGDCFLTEDVLGRGEADPKPSPDGLLRLAARWDVAPQKMLMVGDYRFDLDCARAAGAQSALVNLPDHLQENPWPELTDWHAQDCAELGRMAGVLV; from the coding sequence ATGAGGCTTGGGGATATCCGTCATTGGGTGTTCGACATGGACGGCACCCTGACCCTGGCGGTGCACGATTTCCCGGCGATCAAGCGCGCGCTGGGGATTCCCCAGGAGCACGACATCCTCACCCACCTGGCCGCGCTGCCGGAGGATGAGGCGGCGGCCAAGCATGCCTGGCTGCTGGAGCATGAACGAGAGCTGGCGATAGCGTCCAAAGCCGCGCCGGGTGCGGTGGAACTGGTGCGTGCGCTGCATGCTGCGGGTTACCGCCTGGGCATCCTGACGCGCAATGCCCATGAGCTGGCGCTGATTACCCTGGCGGCCATCGGTATCGGTGACTGCTTCCTGACCGAGGATGTTCTCGGGCGTGGCGAGGCCGATCCCAAGCCCAGCCCGGATGGCCTGCTGCGTCTTGCGGCGCGCTGGGACGTGGCGCCGCAGAAGATGCTGATGGTCGGCGACTACCGCTTTGATCTCGATTGCGCGCGGGCTGCTGGTGCCCAGAGTGCGCTGGTCAACCTGCCAGACCATCTGCAAGAGAACCCCTGGCCGGAGCTGACCGACTGGCATGCGCAGGACTGTGCGGAGCTCGGGCGGATGGCGGGGGTACTGGTGTAG
- the tesB gene encoding acyl-CoA thioesterase II produces MTQILDNLVALLSLEQIEENLFRGTSQDLGFRQLYGGQVLGQALSAASQTVEPERHVHSMHGYFLRPGDASKPVVYQVDRVRDGGTFSTRRVTAIQKGQPIFALSTSFQTDEGGFEHQITMPDVVGPENLPTDQELKKRSAAQFPERIRDKLLYPKPIEIRPVTENDPYDPEVGEPIKYLWLRADGKLPDVPALHKYILAYASDFGFLTTSLLPHGRSVWQKDMQVATIDHSVWFHRDLRADEWLLYAIDSPWAGNGRGFVRGSIFNRDGQLVASSTQEGLIRRREDWA; encoded by the coding sequence ATGACCCAGATCCTGGACAACCTGGTGGCTCTGCTGAGCCTGGAACAGATCGAAGAGAACCTGTTCCGCGGCACGAGCCAGGACCTCGGGTTCCGCCAGCTCTACGGCGGACAGGTGCTCGGCCAGGCGCTGTCGGCGGCCAGCCAGACCGTCGAGCCGGAGCGCCATGTGCACTCGATGCACGGCTACTTCCTGCGCCCGGGCGACGCCAGCAAGCCGGTCGTCTACCAGGTTGACCGCGTGCGCGACGGCGGCACCTTCAGCACCCGCCGCGTCACCGCGATCCAGAAGGGCCAGCCGATCTTCGCCCTGAGCACTTCGTTCCAGACCGACGAGGGAGGCTTCGAGCACCAGATCACCATGCCCGACGTGGTCGGCCCGGAGAATCTGCCGACCGATCAGGAACTCAAGAAGCGCAGTGCCGCGCAGTTCCCCGAGCGCATCCGCGACAAGCTGCTCTACCCCAAACCCATCGAAATCCGCCCGGTGACCGAGAACGACCCTTACGACCCGGAGGTCGGCGAGCCGATCAAGTACCTCTGGCTGCGCGCCGACGGCAAGCTGCCGGACGTGCCGGCGCTGCACAAGTACATCCTTGCCTACGCCTCGGACTTCGGCTTCCTCACCACCTCGCTGCTGCCCCACGGCCGCTCGGTGTGGCAGAAGGACATGCAGGTCGCCACCATCGACCATTCCGTGTGGTTCCACCGCGACCTGCGCGCGGACGAGTGGCTGCTCTATGCGATCGACAGCCCCTGGGCCGGCAATGGCCGTGGCTTCGTGCGCGGCAGCATCTTCAACCGTGACGGCCAGTTGGTCGCTTCCTCGACCCAGGAAGGCCTGATCCGCCGCCGCGAGGACTGGGCATGA